The stretch of DNA AAATCACAACTATTAGCATCGATTCAAGAGGCACAACGCGCTAAAGGTTCTACGGTTGAATCTCGTAATTTGGAGGCACAAGAAGCAGTGGAAGCAGCGAAATTTGAACTAGGTCAGGAAGATCGTATGGAAGATCCTAATCTCTCATCAGTAGATGAAGGATTAGCGGAGCTACCTCCTGGTTATGGAGAAAGTCGCATTGTTTTGATGCCTCGCGACCCACAATGGGCCTACGCTTATTGGGATATTCCGAACGAACGCAGAGAAGAGCTACGCCGCCAAGGAGGGCAACAAATTGCTCTGCGGCTTTACGATGTAACCGACATTAATTTGGACTATCAAAGTCCCCATAGCATTCAGGAATATCCTTGTGATGAATTGGCGCGGGAATGGTATTTACCTATTCCAGTTAGCGATCGCGATTATGTAGTTGATATCGGCTATCGAACAGCTGACGGTCGCTGGCTCATCCTCGCTCGTTCCGTTGCCGTACATATGCC from Leptolyngbyaceae cyanobacterium encodes:
- a CDS encoding DUF4912 domain-containing protein, producing MAKERPPLEEMTLRQLRRVASEFGISRYSRMRKSQLLASIQEAQRAKGSTVESRNLEAQEAVEAAKFELGQEDRMEDPNLSSVDEGLAELPPGYGESRIVLMPRDPQWAYAYWDIPNERREELRRQGGQQIALRLYDVTDINLDYQSPHSIQEYPCDELAREWYLPIPVSDRDYVVDIGYRTADGRWLILARSVAVHMPPIYPSDWNEDRFITVSWEEDLRGKKLLELDPASKRISVPEVSDRFFRSAQEAEAQRIAASIFGSIQQVPGSIPAVSSYGVSSYGVSSYGVSSYGVSSYAPAVSSYGVSSYGVSSYAPAVSSYGVSSYGVSSYA